A genome region from Nitrospira sp. includes the following:
- a CDS encoding patatin-like phospholipase family protein, with translation MMDNARLKEGTNLPKIGLPDQPIYGFAFGGGAFDTTMYLGVVHALLVSERRAPDIVLGVSAGALAATALAEVLRAGSNLSSPQKIVEARVARFREFLNAYRDAPGELRRAFMPDLFELTGRAPLATMNSPLHCNVERNDRQRYLQSLSGLTNLINDLLSLHVDVHYLVQALYRWLNLAGAGNQSSAIKRWWCTTINFAGVLFGAFFNLWRLTPFMATCLRPKGVLKGQSASRLISVWRNRASGTGRKVTLVASFALLYVLYAFLLLFLLGATVISLCGAIWDEIRTAWGKVRPTPPLRPSSTIGRLKTFIRKSFTRRLLSRYDLLDQLSHQYPLKQLLIRLLDPVQYYGQCKLSSVIEQSIRQKDSAATREKENPKKFVDYLKGEPAIHVAPVAANISSLNVDVLPMEAQVIDGLLAANAIPVLFQPITHDELFGRDKGGDGYIDAAPVTDAPVSVLIKYLKAHAHPDVPAIFLYPVRVVPSGDAPVPLAKSIDSVVDFAERALELQRAQHTRLEHRLIKLYNQLLPKAVSKIGDDVFIAANLHSIDASRALNLNERIFSAESPSAQGEMVLEAVAMGCRRTMETILEQEIVRHADNAAIANCRDVVWGLLEREGHPSSMMAGVGLSPGPGLPEVCRHCRLSEPNQAVSQHANPKQQALRLVDSAQPSPLWPHRNGDKKNRDSPSKPSVTLARTDSSLTVPDEPWVTLVLSGGVFRGVFQIGVLAAVHQASIKPRLFAGASVGSIMAAMAARLFTIEDGTLALQRLAATFLSLDRLVVTDRFADFVRRFMVRANDVRISPKNLDQFLRRFDLQVAGDYNENARTVLAGIARLLFISPFESLDLVRAVHDERYQEAAELFRRYTAYFFERYGAGLELLGAEPLRLLIAEHILTDLEAPYGDNPSSTPFDYFRTHHDKFLLATSTNVTKGELHVFGREAQEGKPCNALLVEALLASSAFPAVFRPRRYSEVYPCDADPSAEVATRFVDGGLLDNLPLDHVVTFLHKRAQQGLLARRPKGGTVRHLLLTASLEPKAQSGNAEVCQRDWHEVARRVKELHYNRKIDMFEGAQAHFRKIVSTFGMPQRSSWQPLDLNVLTVVPKWLCGTFAFHGMLGFRYYKQAASIAHGCAMTFATLSGGGYGDAVKSHEGAFVEGRINADFLHRLNRDAIKGKPGACWFRRESTCPFSVEAIAAANRGAADPDNPPFLQETARVLPMIHEYCRRPETHERLS, from the coding sequence ATGATGGATAATGCTCGACTCAAGGAAGGAACCAATCTCCCTAAAATTGGGCTACCTGATCAGCCTATCTATGGATTCGCCTTCGGGGGAGGCGCCTTCGATACCACGATGTATCTAGGCGTGGTGCATGCGCTGCTGGTGAGCGAACGCCGAGCCCCGGACATTGTGCTAGGGGTATCGGCAGGGGCTCTGGCGGCAACAGCATTGGCAGAAGTCCTTCGGGCAGGGTCGAACCTCTCCTCGCCGCAGAAAATTGTCGAGGCACGGGTCGCTAGGTTTCGTGAATTCTTGAATGCCTATCGCGATGCGCCCGGCGAGCTTCGTCGTGCATTCATGCCGGATCTGTTCGAACTCACTGGTCGTGCGCCTCTCGCAACCATGAATTCTCCGCTCCATTGCAACGTGGAGAGAAACGATCGCCAGCGGTACTTGCAGTCGCTCTCAGGGTTGACCAATCTGATCAACGATCTTCTCTCTCTGCATGTGGACGTTCACTATCTCGTACAGGCTCTTTATCGATGGCTCAACCTTGCAGGCGCTGGAAACCAATCCTCAGCGATCAAACGGTGGTGGTGTACGACTATCAATTTTGCTGGTGTCCTGTTCGGTGCCTTCTTCAATCTCTGGCGACTTACGCCATTTATGGCCACATGCCTGCGACCGAAGGGCGTACTCAAAGGACAATCAGCGAGCAGGTTGATTAGCGTCTGGCGTAACCGTGCTAGCGGAACGGGACGCAAAGTCACCTTGGTGGCTAGCTTCGCACTCCTGTATGTCCTCTACGCGTTCCTCCTCCTCTTTCTGCTGGGCGCGACTGTGATTTCTCTCTGTGGCGCGATCTGGGACGAGATTCGCACTGCATGGGGCAAGGTGCGGCCCACTCCGCCGTTGAGGCCATCTTCCACTATAGGAAGGCTGAAGACCTTCATCCGAAAGAGTTTCACAAGAAGACTCCTGTCTCGGTACGATCTTCTAGATCAATTGTCGCACCAATATCCACTCAAACAACTCCTGATCCGACTGCTGGACCCGGTTCAGTACTATGGCCAATGCAAACTGTCGAGCGTGATTGAGCAGTCGATTCGACAGAAAGACTCGGCAGCCACTCGCGAGAAGGAGAACCCTAAAAAGTTTGTCGATTATCTCAAGGGGGAACCAGCTATCCATGTGGCACCGGTGGCTGCCAACATCTCCAGCCTCAACGTGGATGTCCTTCCGATGGAAGCTCAAGTCATCGACGGCTTGCTGGCGGCCAATGCGATTCCAGTTCTGTTCCAGCCGATCACACACGACGAACTCTTCGGGCGAGACAAAGGCGGGGACGGGTACATCGATGCTGCGCCGGTGACCGATGCGCCGGTGTCGGTGCTTATCAAATATTTGAAAGCGCATGCCCATCCGGATGTGCCCGCGATATTTCTCTACCCGGTTCGAGTGGTTCCGTCGGGAGATGCACCGGTACCTTTGGCGAAATCGATAGATTCTGTGGTGGATTTCGCTGAACGGGCGCTGGAGTTGCAGCGCGCTCAACATACCAGGTTGGAGCATCGACTCATCAAGCTGTATAACCAGCTTCTTCCAAAGGCCGTCTCAAAGATAGGGGATGATGTCTTCATCGCCGCCAATCTTCATTCCATTGACGCAAGCCGGGCTCTGAATCTCAACGAACGCATCTTTAGCGCGGAATCACCGTCGGCGCAGGGAGAGATGGTCCTGGAAGCCGTGGCCATGGGATGCCGTAGGACTATGGAAACCATCCTTGAGCAAGAGATCGTACGCCACGCGGACAATGCGGCGATCGCCAACTGTCGTGATGTTGTCTGGGGGCTGCTCGAGCGAGAAGGGCATCCCAGCTCGATGATGGCCGGTGTGGGGCTCTCTCCAGGTCCCGGACTGCCTGAAGTCTGCAGACATTGCCGACTGTCTGAACCAAATCAGGCGGTTTCTCAGCACGCGAATCCGAAACAACAGGCCTTACGGTTGGTCGATTCCGCGCAACCGTCTCCGCTCTGGCCGCATCGTAACGGTGACAAGAAAAACCGTGATTCTCCCTCGAAGCCATCCGTTACGCTCGCCAGAACCGACTCGTCATTGACCGTTCCCGACGAACCTTGGGTCACGCTCGTCTTGAGTGGCGGTGTCTTCAGGGGCGTCTTCCAGATCGGCGTGCTCGCCGCCGTGCATCAAGCCTCCATCAAACCTCGGCTGTTCGCGGGCGCTTCTGTGGGCTCTATTATGGCCGCCATGGCGGCCCGGCTCTTCACAATCGAAGACGGTACCCTCGCGCTCCAACGCTTGGCCGCAACCTTTCTCTCGCTGGACCGCCTGGTCGTGACGGATCGGTTCGCCGATTTTGTTCGGCGTTTCATGGTGCGGGCGAACGACGTGCGCATTTCGCCGAAGAACCTCGACCAGTTCCTTCGGCGATTCGACCTGCAAGTGGCGGGAGACTATAACGAGAATGCGAGAACAGTGTTGGCGGGTATCGCACGCCTTTTATTCATCAGCCCCTTCGAGTCGCTGGATCTTGTTCGTGCCGTCCATGACGAGCGGTACCAAGAAGCGGCGGAATTGTTCCGACGGTACACTGCCTATTTCTTCGAGCGCTATGGCGCAGGCTTAGAACTTCTGGGGGCGGAACCACTTAGGTTGCTGATCGCGGAGCACATCCTCACCGACCTGGAAGCGCCGTACGGGGACAATCCCTCCTCCACGCCATTCGATTATTTTCGCACACATCACGACAAATTTCTGTTGGCGACATCGACCAACGTCACGAAAGGCGAACTTCATGTGTTCGGTCGGGAAGCGCAGGAAGGCAAGCCGTGCAACGCCCTGCTCGTGGAAGCCTTGCTGGCGAGCAGTGCGTTCCCGGCTGTATTTCGTCCTCGAAGGTATTCCGAGGTTTATCCGTGCGATGCCGATCCATCGGCGGAGGTCGCGACCAGGTTTGTCGACGGCGGCCTCCTGGACAATCTACCGCTCGATCATGTGGTGACTTTTCTGCACAAACGCGCACAGCAGGGGCTGCTCGCGAGAAGGCCAAAGGGGGGCACAGTGCGCCATCTCCTCTTGACGGCCTCACTCGAACCGAAAGCGCAGTCGGGGAATGCCGAGGTATGTCAACGCGATTGGCACGAGGTGGCTCGGCGCGTGAAAGAATTGCACTACAATCGCAAGATCGACATGTTCGAAGGGGCGCAAGCGCATTTCCGGAAGATTGTGTCTACTTTCGGAATGCCTCAACGATCGTCTTGGCAGCCTCTGGATCTGAACGTCTTGACAGTGGTCCCGAAATGGCTGTGCGGCACATTCGCCTTTCACGGCATGCTCGGGTTCCGCTATTACAAGCAGGCTGCCAGTATTGCCCATGGATGCGCCATGACCTTTGCGACCTTGAGTGGCGGGGGGTATGGCGACGCAGTCAAATCACATGAAGGGGCCTTTGTCGAAGGCCGCATCAACGCAGATTTCCTTCATAGACTTAATAGGGATGCCATTAAAGGCAAGCCTGGTGCCTGCTGGTTCCGCCGTGAAAGCACTTGTCCGTTCAGTGTCGAAGCCATCGCTGCGGCCAATAGGGGCGCAGCAGATCCTGATAACCCACCCTTTCTCCAGGAAACGGCCCGTGTGTTGCCCATGATTCACGAATATTGCCGAAGGCCGGAGACGCATGAGCGGTTGAGCTAG